Proteins found in one Zea mays cultivar B73 chromosome 1, Zm-B73-REFERENCE-NAM-5.0, whole genome shotgun sequence genomic segment:
- the LOC103643238 gene encoding respiratory burst oxidase homolog protein E, protein MWAPSRGSSSGSGRRTWRRRIADYLADDQTDVSDNESFITAHSDEHAAPASGAGGMLPAFLADQGDLVEVMLELDEESMVVRSVTPTAAALCGPTSLPLPGARSLSRCSSTSSRIRRKFAWLRSPSPRPPAATAASDQQVVVREAALAARERRRAQARLDRSRSGARRALKGLRFISRTTGSSDADAGAGAGLWRGVEERFNALATDGLLARDDFGDCIGMVDSKEFAVGIFDALARRRRQNLERISKDELYEFWLQISDQSFDARLQIFFDMVDTNVDGRITREEVQELIVLSASANKLSKLKEQAEEYASLIMEELDPENLGYIELWQLEALLLQRDAYMTYSRPMSSGSAAQWSQGLSGGAGAGGQPSAQQQQGVASRWRRWSPRRAAARARVAAAESWRRAWVLALWVAAMAALFAWRFVQYRRSAAFRVMGYCLPTAKGAAETLKLNMALVLLPVCRNTLTWLRSTWARFFVPFDDSIAFHKIIATAIALGICLHAGNHLACDFPRLIASAPEEYRLVARFFGRDRPSYRGLLAGAEGVTGIVMVTLMAVSFTLATRPFRKREEASRDKKKAAACACRGVPLAGFNAFWYSHHLLIVVYLLLLVHGWFMFLVDKWYQRTTWMYISVPLALYVGERTLRAFRSKAYAVKILKVCLLPGNVLTVTMSKPYGFRYRSGQYIFLQCPTISPFEWHPFSITSAPGDDCVSVHVQTRGDWTQELKRIFVENYFTPCVPRRAAFGDLGAVDHKTKSPPRLLVDGPYGAPAQDFRNYDVLLLVGLGIGATPFISILRDLLNNIKLADELMDLAMETGRAEDSASNLSASTASGGGNKRRAYRTTCAHFYWVTREPGSFEWFKGVMNEVAEMDNKGVIELHNYLTSVYEERDARTTLLSMVQALNHAKHGVDIVSGTRVRTHFARPNWKEVFTRIASKHPNSTVGVFYCGRPTLAKELKKLSLDMSHRTGTRFDFHKEYF, encoded by the exons ATGTGGGCGCCGTCGCGGGGGTCGTCGTCGGGGAGCGGGCGAAGGACCTGGCGCCGGCGCATCGCGGACTACCTCGCCGACGACCAGACCGACGTGTCGGACAATGAGTCCTTCATCACGGCGCACAGCGACGAGCACGCCGCCCCGGCGTCCGGCGCCGGGGGAATGCTGCCGGCGTTCCTCGCGGACCAGGGCGACCTCGTGGAGGTGATGCTGGAGCTGGACGAGGAGTCCATGGTGGTGCGCAGCGTCACGCCCACCGCCGCCGCGCTGTGCGGGCCCACGTCGCTGCCCCTGCCCGGCGCGCGGAGCCTGAGCCGGTGCTCGTCCACGTCGTCGCGGATTCGCCGGAAGTTCGCGTGGCTGCGGTCGCCGTCGCCGCGCCCCCCGGCCGCGACCGCGGCGTCCGACCAGCAGGTGGTGGTGCGGGAGGCGGCGCTGGCGGCCCGCGAGCGGCGCCGCGCCCAGGCCCGCCTGGACCGGTCGCGGTCCGGGGCCAGGCGCGCGCTCAAGGGCCTCCGGTTCATCAGCCGCACCACGGGCTCCTCCGACGCcgacgccggcgccggcgccgggctCTGGCGCGGCGTGGAGGAGCGCTTCAACGCGCTCGCGACCGACGGCCTCCTCGCCCGCGACGACTTCGGCGACTGCATCG GGATGGTGGACTCCAAGGAGTTCGCCGTGGGCATCTTCGACGCgctggcgcggcggcggcgccagaACCTGGAGCGGATCAGCAAGGACGAGCTCTACGAGTTCTGGCTGCAAATCTCCGACCAGAGCTTCGACGCGCGCCTCCAAATCTTCTTCGACAT GGTGGACACCAACGTGGACGGTAGGATCACGAGGGAGGAAGTGCAAGAG CTGATCGTTCTGAGCGCGTCGGCGAACAAGCTGTCAAAACTCAAGGAGCAGGCTGAGGAGTACGCGTCCCTGATCATGGAGGAGCTCGATCCGGAGAACCTTGGCTACATAGAG CTGTGGCAGCTGGAGGCGCTGCTCCTGCAGCGCGACGCGTACATGACCTACAGCCGGCCGATGAGCAGCGGCAGCGCGGCGCAGTGGAGCCAGGGCCTgagcggcggcgcgggcgcgggcgggcagCCGTCGGCGCAGCAGCAGCAGGGCGTCGCgtcgcggtggcggcggtggagcccgcgtcgcgcggcggcgcgggcgcgcgtggcGGCGGCGGAGAGCTGGCGGCGCGCGTGGGTGCTGGCGCTGTGGGTCGCGGCCATGGCGGCGCTGTTCGCGTGGCGGTTCGTGCAGTACCGGCGGTCGGCGGCGTTCCGGGTGATGGGGTACTGCCTCCCCACGGCCAAGGGCGCCGCCGAGACGCTCAAGCTCAACATGGCGCTCGTGCTCCTCCCCGTGTGCCGCAACACGCTGACGTGGCTCCGCTCCACCTGGGCGCGCTTCTTCGTCCCCTTCGACGACAGCATCGCCTTCCACAAG ATCATCGCGACGGCGATCGCGCTGGGCATCTGCCTGCACGCGGGGAACCACCTGGCGTGCGACTTCCCGCGGCTGATCGCGTCGGCGCCCGAGGAGTACCGTCTGGTGGCGCGCTTCTTCGGGCGGGACAGGCCCAGCTACCGCGGGCTCCTGGCGGGCGCGGAGGGCGTGACGGGGATCGTCATGGTCACGCTCATGGCCGTGTCCTTCACCCTGGCCACGCGGCCGTTCCGGAAGCGGGAGGAGGCCAGCAGGGACAAGAAGAAGGCGGCGGCCTGCGCATGCAGGGGCGTCCCGCTCGCCGGCTTCAACGCCTTCTGGTACTCGCACCACCTGCTCATCGTCGTCTACCTCCTGCTCCTCGTCCACGGCTGGTTCATGTTCCTCGTCGACAAGTGGTACCAGAGGACG ACGTGGATGTACATTTCTGTGCCGCTGGCGCTTTACGTCGGGGAACGGACGCTACGGGCCTTCCGATCCAAGGCCTACGCAGTCAAGATTCTCAAGGTGTGCCTCCTGCCGGGGAACGTCCTGACCGTTACCATGTCGAAGCCCTACGGGTTCCGCTACAGGAGCGGGCAGTACATATTCCTCCAGTGTCCAACAATCTCCCCGTTCGAGTG GCACCCTTTCTCCATCACCTCAGCTCCCGGAGACGACTGCGTCAGCGTCCACGTCCAGACCAGGGGCGACTGGACACAGGAGCTCAAGCGCATCTTCGTCGAGAACTACTTCACGCCGTGCGTGCCCAGACGGGCTGCCTTCGGGGACCTAGGCGCGGTGGACCACAAGACCAAGAG CCCGCCGAGGTTGCTGGTCGACGGCCCCTACGGCGCCCCCGCGCAGGACTTCAGGAACTACGACGTGCTGCTCCTCGTCGGCCTCGGGATCGGCGCCACGCCCTTCATCAGCATCCTCAGAGACCTCCTCAACAACATCAAGCTGGCCGACGAGCTCATG GACCTGGCAATGGAGACCGGCCGGGCCGAGGACAGCGCCAGCAACCTGAGCGCGTCGACGGCGAGCGGCGGCGGCAACAAGAGGAGGGCGTACCGAACGACCTGCGCCCACTTCTACTGGGTCACGAGGGAGCCTGGGTCGTTCGAGTGGTTCAAGGGGGTGATGAACGAGGTCGCCGAGATGGACAATAAG GGTGTCATTGAGCTGCACAACTACCTGACAAGCGTGTACGAGGAGCGAGACGCGAGGACGACTCTGCTGTCCATGGTGCAGGCCCTCAACCACGCCAAGCATGGCGTCGACATTGTGTCAGGGACAAGG GTCAGGACACATTTTGCAAGGCCTAACTGGAAAGAAGTATTTACGAGGATAGCGTCCAAGCACCCAAATTCTACAGTCG GGGTATTTTACTGTGGGAGACCTACACTTGCCAAAGAACTGAAGAAACTGTCACTTGACATGAGCCACAGAACGGGAACCCGATTTGATTTCCACAAGGAGTACTTCTGA